In Rutidosis leptorrhynchoides isolate AG116_Rl617_1_P2 chromosome 2, CSIRO_AGI_Rlap_v1, whole genome shotgun sequence, one genomic interval encodes:
- the LOC139888831 gene encoding uncharacterized protein → MAHLPIGGCPSGYALPRGHSKGACLLSFLIWRRILWRFSWMTSRFLVILFYHCLKNLDKMLTRCEKANVVLNWEKCHFMVNEGVVSGNKISKAGIEEKLVNPQILISPDWDKDFELMCDASDYALGAVLGQRVDQHFRLIYYASKTLNGAQLNYTTTEKELLVQDAKHCLIHWVLLLQEFEIEIRDKKGAENVAADHLSRLDNPGLQPLDESRIRDTLPDEHLMRIDLVEEVPWFADYANYLASNVLRKGLSYQQKKKFFNDLWYYFWDDPHLFRIGADQVIRRCIYGQEA, encoded by the exons ATGGCACATTTGCCTATCGGAGGATGCCCTTCGGGTTATGCACTGCCCCGGGGACATTCCAAAGGTGCATGCTTACTATCTTTTCTGATATGGCGGAGGATACTATGgaggttttcatggatgacttctcggttTTTGGTGATTCTTTTTTATCATTGTCTTAAAAATCTTGATAAAATGTTGACTCGTTGTGAAAAGGCAAACgtggttcttaattgggaaaaatgtcatttcatggtcaaCGAGGGGGTGGTTTCGGGAAATAAAATTTCAAAGGCGGGGATTGAG GAAAAGCTTGTTAACCCACAGATTCTTATCTCTCCCGATTGGGACAAGgattttgaattaatgtgcgacGCGAGCGATTATGCACTAGGTGCGGTTCTTGGTCAAAGAGTTGACCAACACTTTAGACTAATTTACTATGCAAGCAAAACCTTAAATGGGGCCCAATTGAACTACACTACTACCGAAAAAGAGCTTCTTGTG CAAGATGCAAAGCACTGTTTGATTCATTGGGTGCTACTTTTACAAGAGTTTGAAATAGAAATTAGGGATAAAAAGGGAGCCGAGAATGTGGCGGCCGACCATTTGTCTAGGTTAGATAATCCGGGGCTACAACCCTTAGATGAGTCCAGAATTCGGGACACACTCCCGGATGAACACTTAATGAGAATTGACCTAGTTGAGGAAGTCCCATGGTTTgctgactatgcaaactacttagcatCAAATGTTTTAAGAAAAGGCTTGTCTTACCAACAAAAGAAAAAGTTCTTCAATGATTTATGGTATTACTTTTGGGATGACCCACACTTGTTTCGCattggggcggatcaagtgatAAGGAGATGCATTTATGGGCAAGAAGCCTGA